The following nucleotide sequence is from Candidatus Jordarchaeales archaeon.
GCGACGAAAATAGCGTTGGAGGTTTTTGGCGCTCCGAGGGTTAACGCGCCTATACTCGGATCCTTAGTGAGAGCAGTTCAGTTAGTAAGTCTTGACTCTCTTTTGAAGGCCACGCGCTCCTCTTTTAGTGGGAGAGTGGCTGAGAGCAATGTTAGAGCTATTGAGCGCGCTTACAACGAAACAATGTTAGAGGAGGATTGAAGTGTGAAGACGTGGGAAGATGTGCCCTTCGCCGGGTACATTTTTGAGCCCGGTAACACTGAAGGATACAAGACTGGCGACTGGAGATCGAGACAGAAACCCGTCATAAACAAGGAGAAGTGCACTTTTTGCCTCTTGTGCTGGATATACTGTCCCGATGGCGCCATAATAAGGAAAGAGGGCGAGGTTGAAGTTGACTACTACCACTGTAAGGGTTGCGGCATCTGCGCTT
It contains:
- a CDS encoding 4Fe-4S binding protein, which codes for MKTWEDVPFAGYIFEPGNTEGYKTGDWRSRQKPVINKEKCTFCLLCWIYCPDGAIIRKEGEVEVDYYHCKGCGICAYECPSGAMKMKSEFEADEV